A window of Exiguobacterium sp. FSL W8-0210 contains these coding sequences:
- a CDS encoding MarR family winged helix-turn-helix transcriptional regulator, with protein MESTDSKLALKMLVVLSRTMHAVTEQVKADIKTHQLNLSEFGVLELLYHKGDTPLQQIGDKILLTSGSVTYVVDKLEKRGLIARKSCATDRRVTFGTLTEAGRELMEETFPKHEAFLADLFKDLSVSEKEQLIDQLKRIGLRAEHYTPLENV; from the coding sequence ATGGAATCGACAGACTCGAAGCTGGCATTAAAAATGCTCGTTGTTCTATCTCGGACGATGCATGCGGTGACGGAGCAAGTAAAGGCAGACATCAAAACACATCAGTTGAATTTATCGGAATTCGGAGTTCTTGAATTGCTGTACCACAAAGGGGACACGCCTCTACAACAAATTGGCGATAAGATTCTATTAACGAGCGGAAGTGTGACGTATGTCGTGGATAAACTTGAAAAGCGTGGGTTGATTGCGCGAAAATCATGTGCGACGGATCGTCGTGTCACGTTTGGGACATTAACGGAAGCTGGACGCGAACTAATGGAAGAGACATTCCCGAAGCATGAAGCCTTTTTAGCAGACTTATTTAAGGATTTGTCGGTTTCTGAAAAGGAACAGTTGATTGATCAGTTGAAACGAATCGGTTTACGAGCCGAACATTATACGCCACTCGAAAATGTGTAA
- a CDS encoding C40 family peptidase — protein MKAVTRVLLTLTLLISSWTLVPASTQAATSKKVVVSVDVLNIRAKAAVSSKRVGQLKLGQAVTVVGQVKEWYQIRHQGKSAYIASTYTKAYNAKATKGLSKTGSTIVSVAEGLKGRPYVFGATGPVSFDCSGFTRYVYQALGKSLPRTAAAQYSATKRTAPGAGDLVFFTHGSGIQHVGIAVDGGTMINANSYYGRVVKESFRGGYWGSRYVAAGAL, from the coding sequence ATGAAAGCTGTCACTCGTGTTTTGTTAACCTTAACGTTACTCATCAGTAGTTGGACACTCGTCCCAGCATCAACGCAAGCTGCAACAAGTAAAAAAGTAGTGGTGTCAGTGGATGTGCTGAATATTCGTGCAAAAGCTGCTGTATCAAGTAAACGAGTCGGGCAATTGAAACTTGGACAAGCTGTAACCGTCGTAGGTCAGGTTAAAGAATGGTATCAAATTCGTCATCAAGGGAAATCAGCATACATCGCCTCTACATACACGAAAGCATATAACGCTAAAGCGACGAAAGGTCTTAGTAAAACAGGATCAACGATCGTTTCGGTAGCAGAAGGTCTCAAAGGACGTCCTTATGTTTTTGGTGCGACAGGTCCTGTTAGCTTTGATTGCTCTGGATTTACACGTTACGTTTATCAAGCATTAGGAAAATCACTCCCACGTACGGCAGCGGCTCAATACTCAGCAACAAAACGTACGGCACCTGGCGCTGGGGATCTCGTCTTCTTTACACATGGAAGTGGGATTCAACACGTTGGAATCGCTGTCGATGGCGGTACGATGATCAATGCGAACTCGTACTATGGAAGAGTCGTCAAAGAATCGTTCCGTGGCGGCTACTGGGGATCACGGTATGTAGCGGCAGGGGCACTTTAA
- a CDS encoding NAD(P)H-dependent oxidoreductase codes for MTKLLYVTVNPKATEHSFSLQVGEAFLESYKAANPSAEVEVLDLYNETVQEIDTDVLSAWGKFATGEELTEVEIAKVGTMTKHLEQYMEADEYVFVTPMWNFSFPARLKMYIDSVLLAGKTFAYTAEGPKGLMEGKKALHIQATGGVYTGSGLNFGDDYLRQALAFTGVTDYDALFIEGMAMNPEKAEEIKEAAIAKAKELGRSFSTVNA; via the coding sequence ATGACTAAATTACTTTATGTAACTGTTAACCCGAAAGCTACAGAACATTCTTTCAGCCTTCAAGTCGGTGAAGCATTCCTCGAAAGCTACAAAGCAGCGAATCCTTCAGCTGAAGTAGAAGTTCTTGATCTATATAACGAAACAGTCCAAGAAATCGATACAGATGTTCTTAGCGCATGGGGCAAATTCGCAACAGGCGAAGAGTTAACAGAAGTGGAGATCGCAAAAGTCGGTACGATGACAAAACATCTCGAGCAATACATGGAAGCAGATGAGTATGTCTTCGTCACACCAATGTGGAACTTCTCTTTCCCAGCACGTCTCAAAATGTACATCGACAGCGTTCTTCTTGCAGGTAAAACATTCGCTTATACTGCAGAAGGTCCAAAAGGCTTGATGGAAGGCAAAAAAGCACTCCACATCCAAGCAACAGGTGGCGTCTACACAGGATCTGGTCTCAACTTCGGTGATGACTACCTCCGTCAAGCGCTTGCTTTCACTGGTGTAACAGATTACGATGCACTCTTCATCGAAGGTATGGCAATGAACCCAGAAAAAGCAGAAGAGATCAAAGAAGCAGCAATCGCTAAAGCAAAAGAACTCGGTCGTTCATTCTCGACTGTCAACGCATAA
- a CDS encoding LacI family DNA-binding transcriptional regulator, with product MTNIRDLAREANVSVTTVSRVLNDHPYVANEKRQAVREAIEKLGYIRNQTAVHLSTGMTKTVGVMLPFVDHPYHAAILQGIAQAAFDASYRFLTWQTNYVETHEQLALDALAQQEIDALIVVSHSLPLSAILSYEQYGPIVFCEHHEDVAAVYIDHYTAFQQGLAHLRQQGHTSIGICLWRPDSTNSLARKHAYQEVVSDAFVYEQTLTIEDGANVARRWMQQKQRPSAILTASDHVAAGLILELRKQGYQVPGDLSVIGFDGSELAEVLSMTTIAIPYATIGRHAFQLTVRNDMNIRPQIEVPSTFIAGTTVLPYT from the coding sequence ATGACGAACATCCGAGACTTGGCACGTGAAGCCAACGTGTCCGTTACGACAGTCTCACGTGTACTAAATGATCATCCTTACGTTGCGAACGAGAAGCGACAAGCTGTTCGAGAAGCTATCGAAAAACTCGGATATATCCGTAATCAGACTGCCGTCCATCTATCGACGGGTATGACAAAAACGGTCGGAGTCATGCTTCCGTTCGTTGATCATCCATATCACGCTGCCATTCTCCAAGGCATCGCGCAAGCCGCCTTTGACGCGAGCTATCGGTTCTTGACGTGGCAAACGAATTATGTGGAAACGCATGAACAACTGGCACTGGATGCGCTGGCGCAACAGGAAATCGACGCACTCATCGTCGTGTCGCACAGTCTTCCCTTATCAGCGATTTTATCGTATGAACAATATGGCCCGATCGTCTTTTGTGAACATCATGAAGATGTCGCTGCCGTCTATATCGATCACTATACGGCCTTTCAACAGGGACTTGCACATCTACGACAACAAGGACATACAAGCATTGGTATTTGTCTCTGGCGCCCCGACAGTACGAATAGTTTGGCGCGTAAACATGCGTATCAAGAAGTTGTCAGTGACGCGTTCGTCTATGAACAGACATTGACGATCGAAGATGGTGCGAACGTCGCAAGGCGCTGGATGCAACAGAAACAACGACCGAGCGCCATCTTGACTGCCAGTGATCACGTTGCCGCGGGACTCATCTTGGAACTACGAAAACAAGGCTATCAGGTCCCGGGAGATCTCTCTGTCATTGGCTTTGATGGAAGTGAGCTTGCTGAAGTCTTATCGATGACGACGATCGCGATTCCGTATGCCACGATCGGACGACATGCTTTTCAGCTAACAGTTCGAAACGATATGAATATTCGTCCGCAAATCGAAGTACCGTCAACGTTCATTGCCGGAACGACCGTTCTTCCTTATACCTGA
- a CDS encoding efflux RND transporter permease subunit encodes MKKIIQFSVNNKFALWLMTIIITVAGIYAGTSMKLETLPDITTPTVSVTTIYPGATPEQVLDEVSRELESKVENLSGVDTVRSTSFQNASNLQIDYNFSTNMEEAEQKVKEALSNVELPEGVQEPQVSRISFDAFPVIGFAVSDKERSLSELTKLVENELQPKLEGIEGAQTVQVAGQEIRRIEIRFDEKKLERYGLTEENAKQLIQANDSRLALGLYELGDKEQAVVLDGKATTVKELKDLRLPYTPPVSNTPEAGQAGQAGQAGQAGQAGQAGQAGQAGQAGQAGQAPASAPAASQTTPATGATSGQATQTAPTQVPTVTLSQVATIEDKGIEESISRSNGERSIGVQVTKSQDANTVDVVNAVKQTIKDFEKENGSVNASVTLDQGKPIEESVSTMISKALIGALFAIVIILLFLRNIKSTIIAVISIPLSLLMAILVLKQMDISLNIMTLGAMTVAIGRVVDDSIVVIENIYRRLTDPAEKLKGKELIISATREVFIPIASSTVVTIAVFLPLGFVTGFVGELFLPFALTVVFALFASLIVAVTVVPMFADSLFKRGKAPKPEKEEGGKLANGYRRMLNWSLNHKLIVFGLSVLLLIGSFALVPTIGVNFLNQEGEKTLYVTYNPKPGQTLDDSLKAADQAEDYFNKQKNIDNLQFTVGGENPLNPGNTKQGVFIVQYDPDTEDFADVKQTAIKQLNADIPTGEWKEQDFSGGAASSGVSYSIFANNIEDLEAVTPKFVDAIEGESKYVRKVTTDLKEAYTQYTFEVDQQKAAEFGVSTAQLAQGIANVQGEEKPLSTIKVDGKELDVIVPNEQTTYDSVQDLEETDVVTPLGVRKLSDFVEVKKGTTPDSLNERDGKLVATVTAELKTDKATEASQAIEKSVKNIDRPTGVSYEQGGVTEQIQESFTQLGLAMAAAVAIVYLVLVITFGGALTPLVILFSLPFAIIGGLVALLITGETISVSSLIGALMLIGIVVTNAIVLIDRVIHKEAEGLSTREALLDAAGTRLRPILMTALATIGALAPLALGLEGGALISKGLGVTVIGGLTSSTLLTLLIVPIVYEFLARFRKKKSIDS; translated from the coding sequence ATGAAAAAGATCATCCAGTTTTCGGTGAACAATAAGTTTGCCCTCTGGCTCATGACGATCATCATCACGGTTGCCGGTATTTATGCGGGAACATCGATGAAGCTCGAGACATTGCCAGACATCACGACACCGACCGTGTCGGTGACGACGATTTATCCAGGTGCTACACCAGAACAAGTTCTAGATGAAGTCAGTCGAGAACTTGAAAGTAAGGTCGAAAATTTATCAGGAGTCGATACTGTACGTTCGACGTCCTTCCAAAATGCATCGAACCTACAAATCGACTATAACTTCAGTACGAATATGGAAGAAGCCGAGCAAAAAGTAAAAGAAGCTCTTTCAAACGTCGAATTGCCGGAAGGTGTTCAGGAACCACAAGTATCACGGATTTCCTTTGATGCATTCCCAGTCATCGGTTTTGCCGTTTCGGATAAGGAACGATCCCTATCTGAATTGACGAAACTCGTTGAAAACGAACTTCAACCAAAGCTTGAAGGAATCGAAGGGGCGCAGACGGTTCAAGTCGCGGGTCAAGAGATTCGCCGGATCGAAATTCGCTTCGATGAGAAAAAACTCGAACGTTACGGTCTAACCGAAGAGAATGCGAAACAATTAATTCAAGCTAATGATTCCCGTTTAGCGCTTGGCTTGTACGAGTTGGGAGATAAGGAACAAGCAGTCGTATTAGATGGAAAAGCAACGACGGTCAAGGAATTAAAAGATCTTCGTCTTCCATATACGCCGCCAGTATCGAATACTCCTGAAGCAGGACAAGCAGGACAAGCAGGACAAGCAGGACAAGCAGGACAAGCAGGACAAGCAGGACAAGCAGGACAAGCAGGACAAGCAGGACAAGCAGGACAAGCTCCAGCGTCAGCCCCTGCGGCATCCCAAACGACACCAGCGACAGGCGCAACGTCCGGTCAGGCAACACAGACGGCGCCAACGCAAGTACCAACTGTCACGTTGTCGCAAGTTGCGACGATTGAGGATAAAGGGATCGAGGAATCGATCTCGCGTTCGAATGGTGAACGATCGATTGGTGTTCAAGTAACAAAGTCGCAAGATGCGAATACAGTCGATGTCGTCAATGCAGTCAAGCAGACGATCAAAGACTTCGAAAAAGAAAACGGTTCGGTCAATGCATCTGTGACACTTGATCAAGGTAAACCAATTGAGGAATCCGTTTCGACGATGATCAGTAAAGCATTGATTGGTGCGTTATTTGCGATTGTCATCATCTTGCTGTTCTTACGAAACATTAAATCAACGATCATTGCTGTTATTTCGATTCCGTTATCCCTTCTGATGGCAATTCTTGTCTTGAAGCAGATGGATATTTCCTTGAACATCATGACACTCGGAGCGATGACGGTCGCGATTGGTCGAGTCGTTGATGATTCCATCGTCGTCATCGAAAATATTTATCGTCGTTTGACGGATCCGGCGGAAAAGTTAAAAGGAAAAGAACTGATCATCAGTGCAACACGAGAGGTCTTCATTCCAATCGCTTCGTCGACAGTCGTTACGATCGCGGTCTTCTTGCCACTCGGATTCGTTACGGGATTCGTTGGTGAGCTGTTCTTACCATTCGCTTTGACAGTCGTCTTTGCACTGTTCGCGTCCTTGATCGTTGCGGTTACGGTCGTTCCGATGTTCGCGGATTCGCTCTTTAAGCGTGGTAAAGCACCAAAACCGGAAAAAGAAGAGGGCGGAAAGTTGGCGAATGGGTATCGCCGTATGCTGAATTGGTCTCTTAACCATAAACTCATCGTCTTTGGTCTTTCAGTCTTGCTTTTGATCGGTAGTTTTGCTCTCGTACCAACGATTGGTGTCAACTTCTTGAATCAAGAAGGAGAAAAGACACTCTACGTCACGTACAATCCAAAACCAGGTCAAACGTTGGATGATTCGTTAAAAGCAGCTGATCAAGCAGAAGATTATTTCAACAAACAAAAAAATATCGATAATCTTCAGTTTACCGTCGGTGGAGAAAATCCATTGAATCCAGGGAATACGAAACAAGGGGTCTTCATCGTCCAATACGATCCAGACACGGAAGATTTCGCAGATGTTAAACAGACAGCCATCAAACAGCTGAATGCTGACATTCCGACAGGAGAATGGAAAGAGCAAGACTTTAGCGGTGGCGCAGCTTCGTCAGGCGTCTCGTATTCAATCTTTGCGAATAATATTGAAGATTTAGAAGCAGTAACACCGAAATTCGTTGATGCGATAGAAGGTGAATCGAAGTATGTTCGAAAAGTAACGACAGATTTAAAAGAAGCGTATACGCAATATACGTTCGAAGTCGATCAGCAAAAAGCGGCTGAATTCGGCGTTTCAACAGCACAACTTGCGCAAGGCATTGCTAATGTCCAAGGAGAAGAAAAACCACTTTCTACTATTAAGGTAGATGGGAAGGAACTCGATGTCATCGTTCCAAACGAACAAACGACATACGATTCCGTTCAAGATTTGGAAGAGACGGATGTCGTGACACCGCTTGGCGTTCGCAAATTGTCCGATTTCGTTGAAGTGAAGAAAGGAACGACTCCTGATTCGCTCAACGAACGTGATGGAAAACTCGTCGCTACCGTTACAGCAGAACTAAAAACGGATAAAGCAACAGAGGCTTCTCAAGCGATTGAAAAGTCCGTTAAAAACATTGATCGTCCGACAGGCGTCTCGTATGAGCAAGGCGGAGTCACAGAGCAGATCCAAGAGTCGTTCACACAACTTGGTCTAGCAATGGCAGCAGCTGTAGCGATCGTCTATCTTGTCCTCGTCATTACGTTTGGAGGAGCATTGACACCACTCGTCATCTTGTTCTCACTTCCATTCGCAATCATCGGTGGACTGGTTGCTCTGTTGATTACAGGAGAGACGATTTCTGTATCATCCTTGATTGGTGCTTTGATGTTGATCGGAATCGTCGTGACGAATGCGATCGTCTTGATCGACCGTGTCATTCATAAAGAAGCGGAAGGTTTATCGACGCGTGAAGCACTACTCGATGCAGCAGGTACACGTTTACGTCCAATCTTGATGACAGCACTTGCGACGATTGGTGCACTTGCACCACTTGCGCTTGGACTCGAAGGTGGCGCATTGATTTCAAAAGGGTTAGGTGTGACGGTCATCGGTGGACTGACAAGTTCGACGTTGTTGACACTCCTTATCGTGCCGATCGTCTATGAATTCTTAGCACGTTTCCGTAAAAAGAAGTCAATTGATTCTTGA
- a CDS encoding pyrroline-5-carboxylate reductase family protein, producing the protein MKLLIVGAGAMSEALVQGWVASGFAREDITMTNRSGGIRLTEVAARHGVQTVEQEDVSLYDIVMLGMQPDGVLDYVANQQWTNQTIVSIAAHITPYEIEQLAKRPTVAAMPNTPVAHRLGMTGLWFGSRVNEEIRSVVEALFGRVGEIAEANESTMPAFMAAAGCSPAFFYEVVAGMVPVLTDAGFEEGNARRIVAQAMKGSAEILMRSDASTDRLIADVAAPGGPTDRGVQVLRERHLFDTMQAALRESARETAE; encoded by the coding sequence ATGAAACTATTAATAGTAGGAGCCGGTGCGATGAGTGAGGCACTCGTTCAAGGATGGGTCGCTTCTGGATTTGCACGAGAAGATATCACGATGACGAATCGGAGTGGCGGGATACGCTTGACAGAAGTCGCAGCACGACACGGTGTTCAAACGGTCGAGCAGGAAGATGTCTCCTTATACGATATCGTCATGCTGGGCATGCAACCCGATGGTGTACTCGACTATGTAGCGAATCAACAATGGACGAATCAGACGATTGTTTCGATTGCTGCACATATTACACCATATGAAATCGAACAGTTGGCAAAACGTCCGACAGTCGCTGCCATGCCGAATACTCCAGTCGCACACCGTTTAGGAATGACTGGACTATGGTTCGGCTCACGCGTGAATGAAGAGATCCGAAGTGTAGTCGAAGCATTATTTGGACGTGTCGGAGAAATTGCGGAAGCAAATGAATCGACGATGCCTGCATTCATGGCGGCAGCAGGATGTAGTCCTGCTTTCTTCTATGAAGTCGTAGCTGGCATGGTGCCGGTTTTGACGGATGCTGGTTTTGAAGAAGGAAATGCACGTCGAATCGTTGCTCAAGCGATGAAAGGTTCAGCTGAAATTCTCATGCGCTCCGACGCAAGTACGGATCGTCTGATTGCTGATGTTGCGGCACCTGGTGGACCGACGGATCGTGGCGTCCAAGTGCTACGAGAGCGTCACTTATTCGATACGATGCAAGCGGCACTACGAGAGAGTGCACGCGAAACAGCCGAATAA
- the cbpA gene encoding cyclic di-AMP binding protein CbpA, which translates to MLVQSLCIPKHQCVTISETATIREALDTLEKTGYRCVPVLDQSGQDFKGNIYKMHIYRHGMNGGSLDDNVMSLIKNTSKYIYTGSNFFEVFFSIKELPYIAVLNDDGHFFGILPHGKMLGMLEEAWNRDSGSYVLTVALSEQKGALEKISKIVNKYSTVASLMTLDAKSSVMRRVLITLPTDCDEKTKKKIVKKLDDKGLRVVAVEDLAVRV; encoded by the coding sequence ATGCTCGTACAAAGTTTATGTATTCCGAAGCATCAATGTGTCACGATTTCCGAGACAGCGACGATTCGTGAAGCACTCGACACACTTGAAAAAACCGGATACCGCTGTGTCCCGGTCCTTGACCAATCAGGACAGGACTTCAAGGGCAACATCTATAAGATGCACATCTACCGGCATGGGATGAATGGTGGCAGCTTAGACGACAACGTCATGTCGCTGATTAAGAATACATCCAAATACATCTATACAGGAAGTAATTTCTTTGAAGTCTTCTTCTCGATCAAGGAATTACCGTATATCGCGGTCTTAAATGACGATGGTCATTTCTTCGGTATTCTACCTCACGGAAAAATGCTTGGAATGCTTGAAGAAGCGTGGAACCGTGATTCTGGAAGTTACGTCCTGACAGTAGCCCTAAGTGAACAAAAAGGGGCACTTGAGAAGATCTCGAAGATCGTCAACAAATATTCAACGGTCGCGAGTCTGATGACACTCGATGCGAAGAGTAGCGTCATGCGTCGTGTATTGATTACATTACCGACGGATTGTGACGAGAAGACGAAGAAAAAAATCGTCAAGAAACTTGACGATAAGGGACTTCGAGTCGTTGCTGTCGAAGATTTAGCCGTTCGTGTATAA
- the ung gene encoding uracil-DNA glycosylase: MHPSWQTVLKEEKEKPYFQELWAFLKEAYQTTTVYPPKERIFHAFDAVAPEDVRCVILGQDPYHGPRQANGLSFSVHDGVPIPPSLRNMYKELVADIGCPAPTSGNLEAWSRQGVFLLNTSLTVEEGKAGSHAKKGWASFTDQVIEVLGTQTQPIVFILWGNHAKSKKVLIDTNRHLVLEAVHPSPLSASRGFFGSKPYSQTNAWLKEQGREPIDWCLS, encoded by the coding sequence GTGCATCCATCTTGGCAAACCGTGTTAAAAGAAGAAAAGGAAAAACCCTATTTTCAAGAACTGTGGGCTTTTTTGAAGGAAGCCTATCAAACGACGACCGTCTACCCTCCGAAAGAGCGGATTTTTCATGCGTTCGATGCAGTCGCGCCAGAAGATGTCCGGTGCGTCATCTTAGGGCAAGATCCCTACCATGGTCCACGTCAGGCGAATGGACTCAGCTTTTCTGTCCATGACGGAGTTCCGATCCCGCCGTCCCTTCGAAACATGTATAAGGAACTCGTCGCGGATATCGGTTGTCCGGCTCCGACATCCGGAAATCTCGAAGCTTGGTCACGACAAGGTGTCTTTTTACTGAATACGTCGCTCACGGTTGAAGAAGGAAAAGCGGGATCGCATGCTAAAAAAGGCTGGGCATCATTCACGGATCAGGTCATTGAAGTCCTAGGAACACAGACACAACCGATCGTGTTCATCCTATGGGGAAATCACGCGAAGAGTAAAAAGGTGCTGATTGATACGAATCGTCATCTTGTTCTCGAAGCCGTTCATCCAAGTCCCTTATCAGCGAGCCGAGGATTTTTCGGTAGCAAACCTTATTCGCAAACGAATGCTTGGCTGAAAGAGCAGGGAAGAGAGCCAATTGACTGGTGTTTATCGTAA
- a CDS encoding Cof-type HAD-IIB family hydrolase: MTYKMIVLDLDDTLLTSDHTISPRTKEALLAAQRRGKKVVLASGRPTFAMLDLAKELELARYGSYILSFNGASIIDCKTNESLFLSTLSPETVHRLYDVSKREDVYIHTYVGHEILTEQPNEYTTLEGQLTGMDVIPVADFKTAIQTPVVKCLMMAEETHLARVEQTLQQELAGELAVARSKPFFLEFTEDGVTKGTSLALLSEKLGIAQEEVIACGDGNNDLSMIEWAGLGVAMANAADTVKEKAQYMTASNDEDGVALVVEKFMMDEEPTISSH, translated from the coding sequence ATGACGTATAAAATGATTGTTCTCGATTTAGATGATACCTTGTTGACAAGTGACCATACGATTTCACCACGTACGAAAGAAGCTTTACTCGCTGCGCAGCGTCGCGGGAAGAAAGTCGTGCTCGCTAGCGGTCGTCCGACATTTGCCATGCTCGACCTCGCAAAAGAACTGGAACTCGCCCGCTACGGCAGTTACATCCTAAGCTTCAATGGCGCTTCAATCATTGATTGTAAAACGAACGAATCGCTCTTCCTCAGCACGCTTTCCCCGGAGACGGTCCATCGTCTTTATGATGTAAGTAAACGGGAGGATGTCTACATTCACACGTATGTCGGACATGAGATTCTGACAGAACAACCGAACGAGTATACGACACTCGAAGGACAATTGACTGGTATGGACGTCATTCCCGTCGCTGATTTTAAAACAGCGATTCAAACACCTGTCGTCAAGTGTTTAATGATGGCAGAAGAGACACACCTCGCGCGGGTCGAGCAGACGCTTCAACAAGAGCTTGCAGGGGAACTCGCGGTTGCTCGCTCAAAGCCATTTTTCCTTGAATTCACGGAAGACGGTGTCACAAAAGGCACAAGCCTTGCCTTACTGTCTGAGAAGCTTGGTATCGCTCAGGAAGAAGTCATTGCTTGTGGAGACGGCAACAACGATCTATCGATGATCGAATGGGCAGGTCTTGGCGTCGCGATGGCGAATGCAGCCGATACCGTTAAAGAAAAAGCCCAGTATATGACCGCTTCGAATGATGAAGATGGTGTCGCCCTCGTCGTCGAAAAGTTCATGATGGATGAAGAACCGACTATCTCAAGTCACTGA
- a CDS encoding TetR/AcrR family transcriptional regulator, translated as MASAKAQETRRRILEATTTIILQQGFTQLTLEEVAKQANVSKGGLLYHFASKEALLMGVIEAQEARQFELYEQHQLTMGPMEAFVTLQIQQQEEFHLDMDALLYLLSLLKDHATFVEERKRQAEQFFRQLTEQMDPVEVLSIRFILDGLKLSEHFQFGAPSPDVRQRLIQQLIERARRLDKQIEE; from the coding sequence TTGGCCAGTGCAAAAGCGCAAGAGACTCGTCGTCGGATTCTTGAAGCAACGACGACGATTATTTTGCAACAAGGATTCACCCAATTGACGCTTGAAGAAGTAGCGAAACAAGCAAATGTCTCAAAAGGTGGACTATTGTATCATTTCGCTTCGAAGGAAGCTTTATTAATGGGGGTCATCGAGGCGCAAGAAGCACGACAATTTGAACTATATGAACAGCATCAGTTGACGATGGGACCGATGGAAGCGTTCGTGACGTTGCAAATCCAGCAACAAGAGGAGTTCCATCTCGACATGGATGCGCTTCTTTACTTGTTGTCCTTGTTAAAGGATCATGCGACGTTCGTCGAGGAACGAAAGCGACAAGCGGAGCAGTTCTTCCGCCAACTGACAGAACAGATGGATCCGGTTGAAGTGTTATCGATTCGCTTTATATTAGACGGTTTGAAATTGTCGGAGCATTTTCAGTTCGGCGCACCGTCTCCAGATGTGCGACAACGATTAATTCAGCAATTAATAGAACGTGCACGACGACTAGATAAACAAATTGAAGAGTGA
- a CDS encoding WecB/TagA/CpsF family glycosyltransferase, which yields MIQTKQLFGLPFVDATPSQWYTHIKTILHDRGKAFLVTANPELVLRALREPSYDAILRRATFITPDGIGVTAASKRMGAPLTATLPGIETARELLRTADALEKRVFLLGGRPEVMKSLIRQLSIRFPNIHFVGTFHGFGKTEEATQAITEADADLVLVALGAPKQEEWIASIYDQVDHGIFIGVGGAFDVWSGHSKRAPKLFRRFKLEWLYRISTHPRGFEKLKDLLLFLTLVLRKKSTLS from the coding sequence ATGATTCAGACAAAACAATTATTCGGACTACCATTCGTCGATGCGACACCTTCGCAATGGTATACCCATATTAAAACAATCTTACACGACCGCGGAAAAGCCTTTCTTGTCACAGCGAATCCCGAGCTCGTGTTGCGTGCATTACGCGAACCTTCTTACGATGCCATCTTACGACGGGCGACGTTCATCACACCAGACGGAATCGGTGTGACGGCTGCCAGTAAACGGATGGGAGCACCGCTCACTGCGACATTGCCGGGAATCGAGACGGCACGTGAACTATTGCGGACGGCAGACGCACTCGAGAAGCGTGTCTTTTTACTCGGTGGACGTCCGGAAGTCATGAAATCGTTGATCCGTCAGTTATCGATTCGTTTTCCGAACATCCACTTCGTTGGAACGTTTCATGGTTTTGGAAAGACAGAAGAAGCAACGCAAGCCATTACAGAAGCAGACGCTGATCTTGTTCTCGTCGCACTCGGTGCGCCAAAACAGGAAGAATGGATCGCTTCCATCTATGATCAAGTCGATCACGGCATCTTTATCGGTGTCGGTGGTGCGTTCGACGTCTGGTCCGGACACAGTAAGCGCGCGCCTAAATTATTCCGTCGCTTCAAGCTAGAGTGGCTCTATCGTATCTCGACGCATCCTCGTGGATTCGAAAAACTCAAGGATTTGTTACTTTTCCTGACGCTTGTGCTTCGTAAAAAATCAACGCTCTCTTGA